The Anoplopoma fimbria isolate UVic2021 breed Golden Eagle Sablefish chromosome 5, Afim_UVic_2022, whole genome shotgun sequence genome contains a region encoding:
- the LOC129090948 gene encoding parvalbumin beta 2-like: MALAATLNKADITAALAACQAADSFKHKDFFAKIGLAAKSADDIKNAFKVIDQDKSGFIEEDELKLFLQNFSASARALTAAETKAFLKAGDSDGDGMIGMDEFAAMVKT, from the exons atggcattAGCAGCAACCCTGAACAAGGCTGACATCACTGCAGCCCTTGCAGCCTGCCAAG CTGCCGACTCCTTCAAGCACAAGGATTTCTTTGCTAAGATCGGCCTGGCTGCCAAGAGTGCTGATGACATCAAGAATGCCTTCAAAGTCATTGACCAGGACAAGAGTGGCTTCATTGAGGAGGATGAGCTGAA GCTGTTCCTGCAGAACTTCTCCGCCTCTGCCAGAGCCCTGACCGCGGCTGAGACCAAGGCCTTCCTTAAGGCTGGTGACAGCGATGGTGACGGCATGATCGGAATGGATG AGTTTGCCGCCATGGTCAAGACCTAA